From one Plantibacter flavus genomic stretch:
- a CDS encoding hotdog fold thioesterase has product MTNETDDALEFLRTRGSGALAAKMGIEFTEFTVQRSVATMPVEGNTQPAMLLHGGAYVVLGESLGSMAANLFAGPGKLAVGIDINATHTRSATEGLVTGVCTPIHLGRSLTVHEIAVTDEQGRRCSTIRITNLIKDAPTA; this is encoded by the coding sequence ATGACGAACGAGACCGACGACGCACTCGAGTTCCTGCGGACGAGGGGCAGCGGCGCACTCGCCGCCAAGATGGGCATCGAGTTCACCGAGTTCACGGTGCAGCGATCCGTCGCCACCATGCCCGTCGAGGGCAACACCCAACCCGCGATGCTGCTGCACGGCGGGGCGTACGTCGTGCTCGGCGAGTCCCTCGGCTCGATGGCCGCCAACCTCTTCGCGGGCCCGGGCAAGCTCGCCGTCGGCATCGACATCAACGCGACGCACACCAGGTCCGCCACCGAGGGCCTCGTGACGGGTGTCTGCACCCCGATCCACCTCGGCCGCTCGCTCACCGTGCACGAGATCGCCGTCACCGACGAGCAGGGACGACGGTGCTCCACGATCCGCATCACGAACCTCATCAAGGACGCACCGACCGCCTGA
- a CDS encoding ANTAR domain-containing response regulator has translation MTEQETPPAAPRRVVVAEDESLIRLDIVEILRDNGFEVVGEAGDGETAVALATELRPDLVIMDVKMPQLDGISAAERIGKAHIAPVVLLTAFSQKELVERASEAGALAYVVKPFTPNDLLPAIEIALSRYQQIITLEAEVADMVERFETRKLVDRAKGLLNEKMGLTEPEAFRWIQKASMDRRLTMHDVAQAIIEQLSAKK, from the coding sequence GTGACCGAGCAAGAGACCCCTCCCGCAGCCCCACGGCGCGTCGTCGTCGCTGAGGACGAATCCCTCATCCGCCTCGACATCGTCGAGATCCTCCGCGACAACGGTTTCGAGGTCGTCGGCGAGGCCGGCGACGGCGAGACCGCTGTCGCCCTCGCGACGGAACTCCGTCCGGATCTCGTGATCATGGACGTCAAGATGCCTCAGCTCGACGGCATCTCCGCGGCCGAGCGCATCGGTAAGGCGCACATCGCCCCGGTGGTCCTCCTCACGGCCTTCAGCCAGAAGGAGCTCGTCGAGCGGGCGAGCGAGGCAGGCGCCCTCGCCTACGTCGTGAAGCCGTTCACGCCGAACGACCTCCTTCCCGCGATCGAGATCGCCCTCTCGCGCTACCAGCAGATCATCACCCTCGAAGCCGAGGTCGCCGACATGGTCGAGCGCTTCGAGACCCGCAAGCTCGTCGACCGGGCGAAGGGCCTCCTCAACGAGAAGATGGGCCTCACCGAGCCCGAGGCGTTCCGCTGGATCCAGAAGGCCTCCATGGACCGTCGCCTCACCATGCACGATGTCGCGCAGGCCATCATCGAGCAGCTCAGCGCCAAGAAGTAG